The Afipia massiliensis genome has a segment encoding these proteins:
- the hemW gene encoding radical SAM family heme chaperone HemW — protein MSTAAKQAFGVYVHWPFCLSKCPYCDFNSHVRHAPIDEFRFARAFEREIETTAARTPGREVTSIFLGGGTPSLMQPQTVGAILNSIARHWSVASDVEVTLEANPTSVEATRFKGYRSAGVNRVSLGVQALDDASLKALGRLHSAREALDAVAIARSAFDRYSFDLIYARPDQTPQMWEEELKLAVSEAAEHLSLYQLTIEPETPFFGLHAAGKLKIPDEAVARALYDVTQDVCAKLGLPSYEISNHARPGAECKHNLVYWRGQEYAGIGPGAHGRIDIDGIRHAIATEKRPETWLMRVEAQGHGVITDELLNSEERADEYLLMGLRLVEGIDPVRYRALSGRSLDPRRIEILQDEGAITVDPDGRVRVTMQGFPVLDAVVADLAA, from the coding sequence ATGAGCACCGCTGCGAAACAGGCGTTCGGCGTCTACGTGCACTGGCCGTTCTGCCTGTCGAAGTGCCCGTATTGCGACTTCAACAGCCATGTGCGTCATGCGCCGATCGACGAGTTTCGTTTCGCGCGCGCGTTCGAGCGCGAGATCGAGACCACCGCCGCGCGCACACCGGGCCGCGAGGTCACATCGATCTTCCTCGGCGGCGGCACGCCGTCGCTGATGCAGCCGCAGACCGTCGGCGCGATTCTCAATTCCATCGCCCGACACTGGAGCGTCGCCAGCGATGTCGAGGTGACGCTGGAAGCCAATCCGACCAGCGTCGAGGCCACGCGTTTCAAGGGTTATCGTTCGGCCGGTGTGAACCGCGTATCACTCGGCGTGCAGGCGCTGGACGATGCCTCGCTGAAAGCGCTCGGACGTTTGCACAGCGCGCGTGAGGCGCTGGATGCTGTCGCCATCGCTCGCTCGGCGTTCGATCGCTACTCGTTCGATCTGATCTATGCGCGGCCCGACCAGACGCCGCAGATGTGGGAAGAGGAACTGAAGCTCGCGGTGTCGGAAGCCGCCGAGCATCTGTCGCTGTATCAGCTCACCATCGAGCCGGAGACGCCGTTCTTCGGGCTGCATGCCGCCGGCAAGCTGAAGATTCCCGACGAAGCGGTGGCGCGCGCGCTTTACGATGTGACGCAGGATGTCTGCGCCAAACTCGGCCTGCCGTCCTATGAGATTTCCAACCACGCGCGGCCCGGCGCGGAGTGCAAGCACAATCTGGTTTACTGGCGCGGGCAGGAATACGCCGGCATCGGTCCCGGCGCGCATGGCCGCATCGATATCGACGGCATCCGCCACGCCATCGCCACCGAGAAGCGTCCGGAGACCTGGCTGATGCGCGTCGAGGCGCAGGGCCATGGCGTGATCACCGACGAGCTTCTCAACAGCGAAGAGCGTGCCGACGAATATCTCCTGATGGGACTGCGGCTGGTGGAGGGCATCGATCCGGTGCGTTACCGGGCGTTGTCGGGACGTTCGCTCGACCCAAGGCGCATCGAGATCCTGCAGGACGAAGGCGCGATCACCGTCGATCCCGATGGCCGCGTACGCGTGACGATGCAGGGTTTTCCGGTGCTGGACGCCGTGGTGGCGGATCTGGCGGCTTAA
- the rsmI gene encoding 16S rRNA (cytidine(1402)-2'-O)-methyltransferase, protein MRTKNVPASSPEPDSPARTFAVAGHLVSAPKAAPGLYLVATPIGNLGDITLRALETLAGVDIVACEDTRITRRLIERFSITATLKQYHEHNAEQARPKILEALARGSSIALVSDAGTPLISDPGFKLVREVSAAGFPVIALPGPSSVLAALSVAALPTDRFFFEGFLPSKQNARRTRIAELARIDATLVMFESGARVQECLHDLASIMGERDAAICREMTKLHEEVRRATVSELAAISDTLETRGEFVLVIGPPAADAGLMNDDALDDLLRTSLARGSVKDAVAHAVEVSGRPRREIYARALELSKDGDDG, encoded by the coding sequence ATGCGCACCAAGAATGTTCCCGCCTCATCGCCCGAACCCGACAGTCCTGCCCGTACCTTTGCGGTGGCTGGGCACCTCGTCAGCGCGCCGAAGGCTGCGCCGGGGCTCTATCTGGTGGCAACGCCGATCGGCAATCTCGGCGACATCACGCTGCGCGCGCTGGAGACGCTTGCGGGCGTCGATATCGTCGCGTGCGAAGACACCCGAATCACGCGGCGGCTGATCGAACGGTTCTCCATCACCGCGACGCTCAAACAGTATCATGAGCACAACGCCGAGCAGGCGCGGCCGAAAATTCTGGAAGCGCTCGCGCGCGGATCGTCCATTGCGCTGGTGTCGGACGCCGGCACGCCGCTGATTTCCGACCCCGGGTTCAAGCTGGTGCGCGAGGTCAGCGCGGCGGGTTTTCCGGTGATCGCATTGCCGGGGCCATCGTCCGTGCTGGCAGCGCTTTCGGTCGCCGCATTGCCGACGGATCGATTTTTCTTCGAGGGTTTCCTGCCGTCGAAACAAAATGCACGCCGCACACGCATCGCCGAGCTTGCGCGCATCGACGCCACGCTGGTGATGTTCGAAAGCGGCGCGCGGGTGCAGGAGTGCCTGCACGATCTTGCGAGCATCATGGGCGAACGCGACGCCGCGATCTGCCGTGAAATGACCAAGCTGCATGAAGAGGTCCGCCGCGCGACCGTGTCAGAACTGGCGGCAATCTCCGATACGCTGGAGACGCGCGGCGAATTCGTCTTGGTGATCGGACCGCCCGCCGCCGACGCAGGGCTGATGAACGACGACGCGCTCGACGATCTGTTGCGGACCTCGCTGGCACGCGGCAGCGTCAAGGATGCCGTCGCCCACGCCGTGGAAGTCTCCGGGCGGCCGCGCCGCGAGATCTATGCCCGCGCGCTTGAGCTCTCGAAGGATGGCGATGACGGATAG
- a CDS encoding penicillin-binding protein activator: MVAPFTPKPSRSGATRRSAVGLILGAPLVAGCAGMQSPFSGGEQPAGPQQQPSAVGSGQVKVGLLLPLSAAGNAGLAAQSMRNAAELALAEFQNPNLQLLIKDDNGTAQGAQQGAQQAVDEGAEIILGPLFAQSVPGAAQIARNRGIPLIAFSTDSSVAGRGVYLLSFLPESDVNRIVDYAAGTGKRSFAAFLPENAYGNVVEVAFKQAVARKNGRIVAFEKYGADRTQSAATIVQALASADSLLLADDGDALVGVADTLASSGADLKRVQLLGTGLWDNPRVFANTNLRGGLYAAPDPSGFRGFSARYRAKYGGDPVRTATLAYDGVALVAALARTQGGQRFSPDVLTNPSGFAGIDGLFRFRSDGTNERGLAVMRVGSSGGAIAAGSPKSFGA; this comes from the coding sequence ATGGTTGCGCCGTTCACTCCTAAGCCTTCACGCAGCGGCGCCACCCGTCGCAGCGCGGTCGGCCTGATTCTGGGTGCGCCGCTCGTGGCCGGGTGCGCCGGCATGCAATCTCCGTTCTCCGGCGGCGAGCAACCTGCCGGTCCGCAACAACAGCCGTCGGCGGTCGGAAGCGGCCAGGTCAAGGTCGGCCTGTTGTTACCGCTGTCCGCGGCCGGTAACGCCGGTCTGGCCGCGCAGTCGATGCGCAACGCCGCCGAACTGGCGCTCGCGGAATTTCAGAATCCGAATCTCCAGCTTCTGATCAAGGACGACAACGGCACGGCGCAGGGCGCGCAACAGGGTGCGCAGCAGGCGGTCGATGAGGGTGCCGAAATCATTCTCGGGCCGCTGTTCGCGCAATCGGTGCCGGGCGCGGCGCAAATCGCGCGCAACCGCGGCATTCCGCTGATCGCGTTCTCGACCGACTCGAGCGTCGCCGGGCGCGGTGTGTATCTGCTGAGCTTCCTGCCTGAATCCGACGTCAACCGCATCGTCGACTACGCCGCGGGCACCGGAAAGCGGTCCTTCGCGGCGTTCCTGCCCGAGAACGCCTACGGCAATGTGGTTGAGGTTGCGTTCAAGCAGGCGGTTGCGCGCAAGAACGGCCGCATTGTTGCGTTCGAGAAATACGGCGCCGATCGCACGCAGAGCGCGGCGACCATCGTGCAGGCGCTGGCGAGCGCAGATTCGTTGCTGCTGGCTGATGACGGCGACGCACTGGTCGGCGTCGCGGACACGCTGGCCTCCAGCGGCGCCGATCTCAAGCGCGTACAACTGCTCGGCACGGGGCTGTGGGACAATCCGCGCGTGTTCGCCAATACCAATCTGCGCGGCGGGCTCTATGCCGCGCCGGACCCGTCGGGTTTTCGCGGCTTTTCGGCGCGCTACCGCGCCAAATACGGCGGCGATCCGGTTCGCACCGCGACGCTGGCCTATGACGGCGTTGCGCTGGTCGCGGCCCTGGCGCGAACCCAGGGCGGCCAGCGTTTTTCGCCCGACGTTCTCACCAACCCGTCAGGCTTTGCGGGCATCGACGGACTGTTTCGTTTCCGCAGCGACGGCACCAACGAGCGTGGTCTCGCGGTGATGCGCGTCGGTTCGAGCGGCGGTGCGATTGCGGCAGGCTCGCCGAAGAGCTTTGGGGCGTAA